The Nicotiana tomentosiformis chromosome 2, ASM39032v3, whole genome shotgun sequence genome includes the window AAGGCTCCGGGTATGCGCTTCGCCTCACTTAGGCTGCGCTTCAGGTGTGCGCCTCATTGCCTATAAGTTCTATTTTTAATAAAGCGGTACAAAACACTAAATATGATTGGTGAAAAGATATATTAATTTTTGAGGAAATCATTATGTGCTTTCTTGCATTACatatatgtttttatttttttcttcgttGCGCCTTTTTTTTACTAAAGCCCACACTTTAATTGCGCTTAGCTTAAGTGTCTTGAACAATTTTCAACTATAGGATAAATAAGGAAAGGCTCTAGAATGTAACTGGTAGGACTTCTAGAGCATCAATTGAGGTTACAAATCTCTCTTTTGTGAGACCTTGAAAAGGAAGAAGGAAAACCTGGTAAAATTGGTCTTCTCAATGGATATTGcctttttggttcaatttttttgTTTGTTGGTAGTAGAAATTAAATCTGTTGACCAACTGGTATGACATCTACGCAATGAAAAGTACCCAACTTTAAGTTGTGTTGTACTAGATTGCATCTTTCTACCCGTGACAGAGTCCGGAATACAGTGAAGGAGACTATAAAAAGTATGAATGTCACACCTGAGATTAGAACGTGCAGTGTAAATTAATTGTTGAGCCACTTTTGCCACTATATTGGAAGCTTCTCTTGTGTCGAGGCCTAGGGGATtcccaatttatctattttttagAATATTTGTACCCTATTTGCACAATACTGTTTTTCGATACAAAGGAGTCAATTGAACCCTCTACCGACATGTAGCTCTGTTACTACAACCCCCCAACGAAAAAGAAAGTAAACAGTGAAAAAATGCATTAATTTTTCATTTAACAGTCAGTACTTAGTTTAACTGATATCTTCGTGTTTGCAAAAAATTCAGGGTGACCAAGGAAAACAGGGCAGCAGGGGTACTGGACAATTTTTCAGAAGGGGAGAAATATGCTGAGCATGCTCTTAGGAAGTTTGTCCGAAACAAGTCTCCGGAGATTATGCCATCTATCAACGGCTTCTTTAGCGATCCAAAGTGAAGTTTGACATGGATTAACATCATTATTCTTTGTCTTTTCCATTGAAAAAGATAACTTGAAATGCATTTTTATGGCCTGTTTTGGGCCTAAAAATattgaaagaaaaataaatgtAATTTCATATACAAGTTCCTCCCTCGTAACAGGGCACATCTTTGCATATACTATTTGTCAGTTGTTTTTTTATTTCTGGAAAATTGTTCATGTCCTATCATGAATGAATAGCATTATTTTGAATTTGGCTCTTTAGACATTCTGGTGTTGATCAAAGTGTGCTACCAGTTACCGCATCAAGAGTTCAAATGAAGCACTTGGGATAAATTTATGAATGACCACAAGTCTATGTATTGAATGAATTAACATAATTTGTGCTTGTACATAAGTATATCCAGAAATATGATCAAGATCACGGACCTTGAACTCGTTAGGCTTGATAATCTGTCAAACTCACTTAAAGGTTGCAAATAATGTAACTTGAAAGGTATACCCATTCTGCAAAATGTGCATGTATGAGAAGCTCGTTTAAGCTcaaggaatgactcttggcaaATCCCGTCTCAACTTGAATCTCCATATCAAATATAAGTTGGCCAACATAGTGCATATTGTCAGAAGAAACAGTTTTTCTGCCTTCCACTCTTGCAATGAAATGCAACAAAATTTCAATTGCTGATGTACATTCCTTCCAAAGTGAGATAACAAGCAAAGATTTAAGATGTCTGCATACTATTTACAACACAGTCAACTTAGCTCAATGAAATTTAAATAGAAGTATCAACTTCAGTTTGGAAAGCTTCAAGAGGTTTGAATAGGAGTGAGGGAACTCGAACACAGATACATCATCAGGTATTTGTCTTTTACAACCTAGAAAGCTCCAGCCCTTGCAAGTGGAAACTCATCCAGATAAAACTGGGAACTACAATAGCACCGAACAGAACTAGCATCAGGGTGTGGATATCACAAACTGATAATATGCTGCATACTCAACTGATAGATGTGTCGAGGAGATATTCAACCAATAACCACTAATCTCTCAAGTGAAACTGAGAGTAACAGCATCAGATATATTCCTGCTGAATGTGTTCGATGCCACCTGAAATAAAAGAGATCCAAGATTGCATTAATTCAGATGTTGTTTGTGCAGCTCATTGGCAGCTTCAACCTGCCACGACTCCCATGCCTCAACATAATGAGCAAAAAGCTCACTTGCAGCTGTAACATTTGGCAAATGGAAACATTTCAACCTCTTCATTAAGGCAATAACTACACGGGATATAAACACAGGTTCACATGAACAAAAAAACACATTTTACTCTAGTAGTAGCTAAATTGGGTGCTAGAAATTGGATAAATTAAATTTGAGAAATGTGGTCTATCATAAGTATTTAAAATGGCAGAAGCAGTTGACACCTAGAAATCTTTTCAAGAGCATGCTATAGACTGTCGGGCGCACAAAATTGTcatgctaaataattaattggcAAGTATATAATATAAAACAGGAAAAATAGCATCAAGCAAATTGGAGTATAATCTTCAGAAAAGCAAAAGCCTTAGCGATAAAAGGTAGCATTTTCTTGTTTCTTCTCTTTGTTTGTGGCATTTCTTATACGTTCCCCAACATTATGAAGTCTACTTACTAAAAATCTTTCATGATTAGCTGCTAGTTATAAATATCTCGTGGATTAAGATGTTAAAGACGGCTTTTTCAGAAAAGAGGCCAAAACAGTAAAAGTGGCATGCCTAAGTGTATGAATAATTTTTtccgttcttttttttttcctttcgtTCAAGAGGAGACGTAGGGGAGAGGGGAGCAGAAACAGGATCAAACCCAAGACCCTGCCTTGATATGAGGAGCCTGCGAACTGAGTTAACTTCTGGACCAACATATATGAGAAAATAGGTGTCACCCCTACTCACTTGGAATGGGTAGAATACTAGGTGCTTTAACTTTTCCAAATGAGATTTTAGAAAGTACCCTTATTCTGATACTGAGGGCGATATGTAGAAGCTAGATCCTCCCAATTCTGTGTCTGTTTCAAATTTTCTTTTCCAGAAACTCCTGCTTTGGGCAGACTTGCTGGACCAAAAGGGCCAAATACAAAATCCATTGTACCATGTCCATTAAGTCGCTCTGTTGACATCTCCTGATTTTTATCTTTCAATTCATCATCTTTTGCAACTTTCAACCTCTTTACCTGCCCATTTGACACTAGATCAGATGAAGAATCAGCCCTGTATCTTTTTGAAATTGTATTTGTGATCTCTGCCCCAAATGTTCTACTCTTTGAATCATCTGATTTAGAAGTAGCAGGGGACCCAGTCCTGGGATTTTCTTTCCAGGCTATCCACCTAAATGCTGGTTTTCCATTATCTGGACTACGTATCTACATATGTATTGCAAAGATCAATATCAAAAGAAATAATTCTCTACTTCACTATTTTGATTATATTCAGTTACTGATCAGTCAAATTCAATAACTAACCTTCTCAATGAGATTCATGGACACAAAAACATTTGCAATGTCATACAAGCGTCTGGTCTTAGCTGCAAAATATTCATGAGAGAGTAACAACTTGCCTATCAAGTTTTTCACCATAAGTCAAAGATaacaacataacaagaatatgaATTACTCTTCATAGCCATGGGATCGTGCATATCACCAAGCAAAGCTGATGCAGCCTTATCAAGAGAGATCAAGTCAACCTAAAGAAGGTAAGGCATTAGCTGACTTGTAGTTGGCAACTAGTCAGAAGATCTATGTGCTCCACTTACATCAGAACAGTGGAAAAGCTTTACAAAATTTTGGGCAAGAATCATCAAAGACTTCTCCTTCCGGTTGTCTACACAATCAGACATCAAGTTAGTCTCACTAAATACCAAATGTGATATATTGATATCCAGCAGTTCTTCCGAATATTAGAATAATGCCCTCAACTGGAAAaaaaatcaagaattgaacacATTCAAAAATCACAACCATCACACCTAAATATAAGAAACTCACCAATTTTATGTGATCCAGAAGTCTTGCCTTGCCCTTTTTCCTTGAGATCTGAATGACTACAAGCTATTACCTAGTAGAAGAAGTGCTCTCTGTTATATCATGATAAGAAGACGATGCAATCGCTGAGAAATTTAAAGTAACGAATTGAGTGAACTAATTGGAGAGTATCTACAACTGAGCTATTACTCATCCCTGTTACTGCTAACAGTCCCACTCCAAATCACCCTATATAGATGCCTTGGTGTAGGGAAGGGTGAAAGAAGAAAGAGGCATGGTGTACATACATTTGCAACATTGTGGCTAGTGGAGGAGACAGAGGACTGATCTTTTAGTCCTTCTTTCTACAAAATAagcaaaaaaatattaaattcccAGGAAACGTCCATATGAGACAAGGAAAATGGATATCAACTACATTACGCACATCTACTTATCAAAAAGAAAACTACCTTAAGCAAATCTACAGCTTTAGGAATTGCACTAAACCCATTCCATTTATACTGATTCTTAGCTTTTCGTGACAAAACCTGAAATAAACTGTCTTAGTCATTCAATCATATAAATTTATGAGAGGAAGACGAAAAGATAAAGAATTACCCCAACACTTTCCAAAATATTGACAATATCATAAATGCGACGCCTCTCGACACCTACAACCACAAAAAGATTCTGTTTGAACACATGCAAGAAGAAATCTGCATATTTGTGTTGACACAGTTGGAAAGATAATGTGAGGATTGAAAGATGAGAAGACAGGGAAAAGACCTAATTGATCGGCAGCATTGTCCAATCCAATGGAGTCCACTCCTTC containing:
- the LOC104108173 gene encoding E2F transcription factor-like E2FF isoform X1, whose protein sequence is MSSSVNPEEAQWKNPNIYSRKEKSLGLLCSNFLKLCDREGVDSIGLDNAADQLGVERRRIYDIVNILESVGVLSRKAKNQYKWNGFSAIPKAVDLLKKEGLKDQSSVSSTSHNVANVIACSHSDLKEKGQGKTSGSHKIDNRKEKSLMILAQNFVKLFHCSDVDLISLDKAASALLGDMHDPMAMKTKTRRLYDIANVFVSMNLIEKIRSPDNGKPAFRWIAWKENPRTGSPATSKSDDSKSRTFGAEITNTISKRYRADSSSDLVSNGQVKRLKVAKDDELKDKNQEMSTERLNGHGTMDFVFGPFGPASLPKAGVSGKENLKQTQNWEDLASTYRPQYQNKAASELFAHYVEAWESWQVEAANELHKQHLN
- the LOC104108173 gene encoding E2F transcription factor-like E2FE isoform X2, with amino-acid sequence MSSSVNPEEAQWKNPNIYSRKEKSLGLLCSNFLKLCDREGVDSIGLDNAADQLGVERRRIYDIVNILESVGVLSRKAKNQYKWNGFSAIPKAVDLLKKEGLKDQSSVSSTSHNVANVIACSHSDLKEKGQGKTSGSHKIDNRKEKSLMILAQNFVKLFHCSDVDLISLDKAASALLGDMHDPMAMKTKTRRLYDIANVFVSMNLIEKIRSPDNGKPAFRWIAWKENPRTGSPATSKSDDSKSRTFGAEITNTISKRYRADSSSDLVSNGQVKRLKVAKDDELKDKNQEMSTERLNGHGTMDFVFGPFGPASLPKAGVSGKENLKQTQNWEDLASTYRPQYQNKGGIEHIQQEYI
- the LOC104108174 gene encoding uncharacterized protein; the protein is MASSTLNRWLRPEVYPLFAAVGVAVGICGMQLVRNICGNPEVRVTKENRAAGVLDNFSEGEKYAEHALRKFVRNKSPEIMPSINGFFSDPK
- the LOC104108173 gene encoding E2F transcription factor-like E2FF isoform X3 encodes the protein MSSSVNPEEAQWKNPNIYSRKEKSLGLLCSNFLKLCDREGVDSIGLDNAADQLGVERRRIYDIVNILESVGVLSRKAKNQYKWNGFSAIPKAVDLLKKEGLKDQSSVSSTSHNVANVIACSHSDLKEKGQGKTSGSHKIDNRKEKSLMILAQNFVKLFHCSDVDLISLDKAASALLGDMHDPMAMKTKTRRLYDIANVFVSMNLIEKVKRLKVAKDDELKDKNQEMSTERLNGHGTMDFVFGPFGPASLPKAGVSGKENLKQTQNWEDLASTYRPQYQNKAASELFAHYVEAWESWQVEAANELHKQHLN